A portion of the Candidatus Bathyarchaeia archaeon genome contains these proteins:
- a CDS encoding glycosyltransferase family 2 protein yields the protein MQARLKSISKPAVSIIVPAYNCDRQIPKCLTSIFESAAGYMGFCEVIVVDDGSSDHTYEMAWATIKECRRRWPQISGKVVRHTARLGENQALKTGVNKAYGTLIVVVNPQISWKPGTLKDLVEAIEKHGRASSSPFAAIYRADALRRTLWKT from the coding sequence GTGCAGGCTCGGCTGAAAAGCATTTCTAAGCCTGCGGTCTCCATAATAGTTCCAGCCTACAATTGTGATAGGCAGATTCCCAAATGCTTGACTAGCATATTTGAGAGTGCAGCCGGATACATGGGATTCTGCGAGGTCATCGTGGTGGATGATGGAAGCAGCGACCACACCTATGAAATGGCTTGGGCAACCATAAAGGAGTGTAGGCGAAGGTGGCCTCAAATCAGCGGCAAGGTGGTTAGGCATACAGCCAGACTAGGCGAAAATCAAGCCTTAAAAACGGGAGTAAACAAAGCCTATGGAACGCTGATAGTCGTTGTAAACCCCCAAATTTCATGGAAGCCCGGCACGCTTAAGGATCTTGTAGAAGCCATTGAAAAGCATGGCAGAGCATCGTCAAGCCCCTTCGCGGCCATTTACAGGGCGGATGCGCTGAGAAGAACCCTGTGGAAAACATAA
- a CDS encoding winged helix-turn-helix domain-containing protein: MEDLSRYYALLKDPTRRRIIEILGSQEKIGFKELREKLGVGVGTVYYHLDMLSEFIEQDKQRKYRLNAKGQMLYRVLKDGNVPASLAISETLSHRTIKWLFLSPIFALTVKPHRFLPVSAAILVLGALGASMIKLEPALFFYFEGSTRSPANIAVLFIFNWIGLFLFAEVLAIALFRRVGNDLQFFTCMGLAALPLAIYPYMYLAVPMVLEALAISWQLAKTIRDAILVVLQVWSILLVSAAVCHGKGLRLDKGIIISLTATYLNIAVLFMLGKLA; the protein is encoded by the coding sequence ATGGAAGATCTTTCGCGATACTACGCCCTCCTTAAGGATCCAACTAGGCGAAGGATCATTGAGATTTTGGGCAGTCAAGAGAAAATAGGATTTAAAGAGCTCCGTGAAAAGTTGGGTGTCGGCGTTGGCACCGTCTACTATCATTTGGACATGCTCTCGGAGTTTATTGAGCAGGATAAGCAGCGCAAGTATAGGCTGAACGCGAAGGGACAAATGCTATATAGAGTCTTGAAGGATGGAAATGTTCCGGCAAGCCTTGCAATAAGCGAGACACTAAGCCATCGGACGATCAAGTGGCTTTTTCTGTCTCCCATATTTGCATTGACTGTAAAGCCGCATAGGTTTTTGCCAGTCTCCGCCGCCATATTGGTTTTAGGAGCCCTCGGAGCATCCATGATTAAGCTTGAACCCGCCCTATTCTTCTACTTTGAGGGGTCCACCCGCAGTCCCGCAAACATAGCTGTGCTTTTCATCTTCAATTGGATAGGCTTGTTCCTGTTCGCGGAGGTTTTAGCCATAGCCCTTTTCAGGCGGGTTGGAAATGACCTGCAATTTTTCACGTGCATGGGGCTGGCGGCGCTTCCCCTAGCTATTTATCCCTACATGTATTTAGCTGTTCCAATGGTTTTGGAAGCCCTAGCCATAAGTTGGCAGCTTGCGAAAACCATTAGAGACGCAATACTAGTGGTTTTGCAGGTTTGGAGCATACTGCTGGTTTCAGCGGCAGTCTGCCATGGAAAAGGCTTGAGGCTGGACAAGGGCATAATCATAAGCCTAACAGCCACGTACCTAAACATAGCCGTCCTATTCATGCTTGGAAAACTCGCCTAG